In Bacillus sp. Cs-700, one genomic interval encodes:
- a CDS encoding CoA-disulfide reductase, whose amino-acid sequence MKVAVVGCTHAGTAAVTNIARRYPEASITVYERNDNVSFLSCGIALYVGGVVKDPQGLFYSSPEKLEELGVTMKMKHEVLQIDSKNNRIRIKNLKTNEVFDDDYDKLVMATGSWPIVPPIEGIQLHNILLSKNYTQANTIIEKAKDAKRVTVIGAGYIGVELVEAFQKYGKEVTLIDGEDRILSKYLDPEFTNVIEEDFRERGIKLALNETVTRFEGEETVSKVVTTQGEYETDLVILSVGFRPNTDLLKGQVDMMPNGAIIVDEYMRTSQHTIFAAGDSCAIRYNPTGENAYIPLATNAVRMGTLVGQNIMEPTIRYMGTQGTSGLHLFDYSMASTGLTEKAALRAGNNVKTITIEENNRPEFMPDYEIITLKVVYEEENRRILGAQVISKADVTQSINTLSVCIQNSMTIDELGYIDFFFQPHFNKPWNFLNQAGLQAAL is encoded by the coding sequence ATGAAGGTAGCAGTAGTTGGATGTACACATGCCGGAACAGCGGCAGTTACAAATATAGCAAGACGTTATCCAGAAGCTAGTATTACTGTTTATGAGCGTAATGATAATGTATCCTTCTTATCATGTGGAATTGCTCTATATGTAGGTGGAGTTGTAAAGGATCCGCAGGGGTTATTCTACTCATCTCCTGAAAAATTAGAAGAGCTGGGCGTAACGATGAAAATGAAGCACGAAGTATTGCAAATTGATTCTAAAAATAACCGTATTCGCATTAAAAATTTAAAAACAAATGAAGTGTTTGATGATGATTACGATAAACTAGTAATGGCGACTGGTTCATGGCCAATCGTACCGCCAATTGAAGGAATTCAACTTCATAATATCCTTTTATCTAAAAATTACACCCAAGCCAATACAATTATTGAAAAAGCGAAAGACGCTAAGCGCGTAACCGTTATTGGCGCAGGCTATATTGGCGTTGAATTAGTAGAGGCTTTTCAGAAATATGGAAAAGAAGTAACGCTTATCGATGGAGAGGACCGTATTTTAAGTAAGTATCTTGATCCTGAATTCACAAATGTTATTGAAGAAGACTTTAGAGAGCGTGGGATAAAGCTTGCTCTTAATGAAACGGTAACTCGCTTCGAAGGTGAAGAGACCGTCTCTAAAGTGGTAACGACTCAAGGTGAATATGAAACAGATCTCGTTATCCTTTCAGTAGGTTTTCGTCCAAACACAGATCTTCTAAAAGGTCAGGTAGATATGATGCCAAACGGCGCCATTATTGTGGATGAATATATGAGAACAAGTCAACATACGATTTTTGCTGCGGGGGATAGCTGTGCGATTCGTTATAATCCAACTGGCGAAAATGCTTATATTCCTCTAGCTACAAATGCGGTTCGAATGGGAACGCTCGTTGGACAGAATATTATGGAGCCGACAATCAGATATATGGGTACTCAAGGAACATCGGGCTTGCATCTTTTTGATTATAGTATGGCTTCTACTGGACTAACTGAGAAGGCAGCTCTTCGTGCGGGAAATAATGTGAAAACAATCACAATCGAAGAAAATAACCGTCCTGAATTTATGCCAGATTATGAAATCATTACGTTAAAAGTTGTCTATGAAGAAGAGAACAGGAGAATTTTAGGTGCGCAGGTGATCTCTAAAGCTGATGTAACGCAATCGATTAATACACTATCTGTGTGCATTCAAAACAGTATGACAATTGATGAACTAGGATACATTGATTTCTTTTTCCAGCCACACTTTAATAAACCTTGGAATTTTCTTAATCAGGCCGGTCTCCAGGCGGCTTTATAA
- a CDS encoding AI-2E family transporter: MWIKHDFFKYVTGIILLLICFFFLTELGLVKPVKTIIGTLFYPVLIAGFLYYAIKPIVKLIKKIPYVSDLAAILVVFLAVAGILYTGFTFLANPIQSQVSEFSKELPEKLKESAKDAEKMMENKDMGMFSVENLQQKATGFLGNLTQNLGDHIMQVVSALTSATTVLVIVPFVLFYFLKDDHKLKPFLLKLIPNKHHGEGEKVLHNIDKTLSAYITGQIIVAVVDGVLIYVAYLIIGLPYALMLALFVMITAVVPFFGPIIGVIPALVVALTQEPILALYVIIAMIVVQQLEGNLVAPVVLGKRLNVHPLTIILLLIVAAALYGFIGMLIAIPLYSVIKVIVKNFYEFYRIRHRAELTE, from the coding sequence ATGTGGATTAAACATGATTTTTTTAAGTATGTTACAGGTATAATTCTATTATTAATTTGTTTCTTCTTTCTAACGGAGTTAGGTTTAGTCAAACCAGTAAAAACAATTATCGGTACACTTTTCTACCCCGTTCTTATTGCTGGCTTTTTGTACTATGCGATTAAGCCAATTGTTAAGTTAATAAAGAAAATTCCCTATGTGTCGGATCTTGCCGCGATATTAGTCGTGTTTTTAGCGGTTGCAGGTATCCTCTATACAGGTTTTACTTTTCTAGCAAATCCGATTCAAAGCCAGGTATCTGAGTTTTCAAAGGAATTACCTGAGAAGTTGAAGGAATCAGCAAAAGATGCAGAAAAGATGATGGAGAATAAGGATATGGGAATGTTTTCGGTAGAAAACCTCCAACAAAAAGCAACAGGATTTTTAGGGAATTTAACACAAAATTTGGGTGATCATATAATGCAAGTTGTGAGTGCATTAACTAGTGCCACCACAGTTCTTGTCATTGTGCCTTTTGTTCTGTTTTATTTCCTTAAAGATGATCACAAATTAAAGCCTTTTTTGTTAAAGTTAATTCCGAATAAACATCATGGGGAAGGGGAAAAGGTCCTTCATAACATTGATAAAACATTATCTGCTTATATTACCGGACAAATCATTGTAGCTGTTGTGGATGGTGTTTTAATATACGTTGCTTACTTAATCATTGGTTTGCCTTATGCACTGATGCTAGCCCTATTTGTTATGATAACAGCAGTAGTGCCTTTCTTCGGGCCAATCATTGGTGTGATTCCTGCCCTTGTGGTCGCTTTAACACAAGAACCAATTTTAGCATTGTATGTCATTATTGCTATGATCGTTGTGCAACAGTTAGAAGGAAACCTAGTAGCTCCGGTAGTACTTGGGAAAAGACTAAACGTTCACCCTTTAACCATTATTCTATTACTTATTGTCGCAGCGGCTTTATATGGCTTCATCGGAATGCTGATTGCTATCCCACTTTATTCAGTCATTAAAGTCATTGTTAAGAATTTCTATGAATTCTATCGCATACGACATCGAGCGGAATTAACTGAATAA
- a CDS encoding LLM class flavin-dependent oxidoreductase — translation MINLSILDQAPIPSGSDSYTTLENTRNLAILAEDLGYKRYWFAEHHSTKGLASTSPEIMMAHIAASTNRIKVGSGGVLLPQYSPFKVAENFRQLEALHPGRIDLGVGRSPGGTAKTRLALTDGVNKSLNEFPRQLKELSHYLTDSMPSGHEYAGIKAAPQTNTPPSLWLLGMGENSAKKAAELGIGYVFGHFIKPDRGENTLKTYYELFKSTYYSSSPSAIIALFVVCGETDEHAEELAQSQDLWLLRVEKGLDSRIPSPEEARKYRYTASEKERIETNRKRMIIGSPSTVKKKIDDLAELYETEEFMVLTNLHDPKERKNSYERLAHLYL, via the coding sequence TTGATAAACTTAAGTATTCTTGATCAAGCTCCCATTCCCTCAGGAAGTGACTCATATACAACCCTTGAAAATACACGAAACCTTGCTATTTTAGCAGAAGATCTAGGATATAAACGCTACTGGTTTGCTGAACACCACAGTACAAAAGGGCTAGCTAGCACATCTCCTGAGATTATGATGGCACATATTGCAGCCTCAACGAATCGAATTAAAGTAGGCTCTGGAGGTGTCTTACTCCCACAATACAGTCCTTTTAAAGTAGCCGAAAACTTTCGTCAGTTAGAAGCCCTGCACCCAGGTCGAATTGACCTTGGCGTAGGACGTTCTCCTGGAGGTACAGCAAAAACGAGACTCGCATTAACAGATGGCGTAAATAAAAGCTTAAATGAGTTTCCTCGTCAGTTAAAAGAGCTTTCTCACTATTTAACCGATTCCATGCCTAGCGGACATGAATATGCTGGTATCAAAGCAGCACCACAAACGAACACCCCGCCTTCTCTCTGGCTTCTCGGCATGGGAGAAAATAGTGCAAAAAAAGCAGCAGAGTTAGGAATTGGCTATGTTTTTGGGCACTTCATTAAGCCCGATCGAGGAGAAAATACGTTAAAAACCTACTATGAATTGTTCAAATCAACCTACTATAGTTCATCCCCTTCTGCAATCATAGCGCTTTTTGTTGTTTGTGGAGAAACAGATGAACATGCTGAGGAACTTGCTCAAAGCCAGGACCTCTGGCTTTTACGTGTTGAAAAAGGCCTCGATAGTCGTATCCCCTCTCCTGAAGAAGCAAGGAAATATCGATATACAGCTTCCGAAAAGGAGAGGATAGAGACAAACCGAAAGCGAATGATTATTGGTTCTCCGTCAACCGTTAAAAAGAAAATCGATGACTTGGCCGAGCTTTATGAGACAGAAGAATTTATGGTACTGACAAACTTACACGACCCTAAAGAACGGAAAAATTCATATGAACGCCTTGCACACCTTTATTTATAA